In Acidimicrobiia bacterium, the sequence GCCGACCCACCCTCTCATCGAACGGCGGCTTCGCCTCGACCCCCTCATAATCGCCGAAGAATTCGGTCCACGTCGCTACCGCCCACAGATCCGGCGCCGCCCGCAGCGCGGTCGCCGTCTTCTCGATGAAGTCGTGAGCTAGGACATCGTCCGCGTCAACGAGCACGAACGAGTCCCCCCGCATGGCGTCGAGCATGGTGTTGCGAGCCACGCAGACGCCGCGGTTGTGCTGGCGCAGGACGCGGATCAGTCCAGGGTGCAACGCCTCCCATCGCTCGAGGCCTGCATCGACCTCAGCCGACAGTGACCCATCGTCGATGAGGAGCACCTCCTCCGCCGGCTGCGTCTGAGCCACGATGGACTCCAGGCACTCGTCGAGGAACCTGACATCCCTGAAGATCGGGACACCGACTGAAACGCGCCGAGCCCTTCCATCCTCGACACCCAGTGGCGCCAGACTCAGCGCCTGGTCGACTCCCGGTCGCGGAGGTCGCGCCGCGGGCTCCCCAATCCGCTCGCCGGACACGATGCCGACCAACTCCTCTTCCGAAGACCACGTCGGCGACTCCGGCCAGTACGAGGCCACCGTCGAACCCTTGTACACGACGACCGGAACCCCGCGGTCCCTGAGTCGTCCGACGCTCGGGGCCGGGAGGCGAAACGGATCGCCCAGCACAACCAAGTCCGGATCAGTCAGCGGTCGCCTACCCGCGTCGACCCTGGTCTCGAACATGTCGAACAGGTGCCCGTTGACCTGTCGGGTCGTATCGGCCCAGATGCGATCTTGGGCGCTCTCCGGCGATACGACCAGTCTGACGTCGGGGACGGAGCCGAGAAGAACGCGCATGATCCTCGCAGTCTGGGCGCGTCGCGACTGATCTTCGGGTAACCAGATCGAGCGCACACTCCGGTGCCCGGGGACGTCCCTCAGCGGTGGCTCAGCGATGTCCACGACCGTCACATCCGCACGAACCCCGGCGGCTTGCAGCAACTCTGCGGCGGCTTTCGACGGGGTAACGACCCATTCGGCGAACCGATACAGAACTATCTCCCAGTCAATCATCGACTCGTCCGCCGGCTCGCCGTCGAGGGTGCCTCCAGTCCACAGACGCTCAAGGGTGCTCGACTCCCCGGCCACCACGACCACGTGTCGGCGTTCCTGCGGAGGACGCATCGCCTGCTCGAGCGCGTAGAGACCTGCAACACCGTCGCGGTCGTCGGCGATGATCAGGTCCCCCGGAGCCGTTCTGGCATCGAGGCTTCTCGCCACCTGCCATCCATCGCGGGCGGCGTCCGGCGTGGCCACGAACTCCCACGGCTCAGCAGCCCGAGCCCGTATCCGCTTGGCGGAGAGACGGATCTCGCTCGCTCCGCTGCCGAAGATGCCGAGCAGCGGAGATCGGCCGAATCGGTGAGTCTGGCCCATGGGTGTGCCTTCCGTGCAGATCTCGGGCGTCGCCTCGGCGGCGGCGTAGTCTACGCGGGTTGGCCTCGAGGACTCCCAAGATCCTAGAAGGAGCCTCACCATCACCGCGGCACCCGTCAACCGTGTGTCTACATTTGTGGCGCAACCGAGGGGGAGGGCGCGCACCGGGAGGAGGATAGCCTCGCGACCCAGAAGGGGCCCAAGGCATCGAGGTGGGTACGATCCTCACCGGTCTGCGTCGACAAGGAGGGGTTAATGCCGCGGGCGCTCATCACAGGGATCACCGGGCAAGATGGGGTCCAGACCCCAGGTTCGCTCAACCGGCCCTTCAAGAGAGACCGTGGCTCGTGAGGTCGGCGAGGGTCTGGGTTCCGGTACTCCTGGCCACATTGCTCACCCTGTCGTTCTTGGCGTCCGCAATCGGGGACGGTTTCCTCGCCGGCATACCCCTCACAGCGTCTACCGACCAGGTCATCGACCGGATCTGTCCGGGTCCGGATGCCTGCTATTACCTGACAGCCGGAGTCGAATTGCTCGACACCGGGAGGATCTCTCCGGCGAACTACTGGATTCTGAACCTGTGGCCGCCCGGTGTGGCTGTTCTCTCGGCGCTCTACGTTGCCGTGGCTCGTTTGGGTATCTGGCTTCCGCTCGCGGCCGGCATGATCAACATCGCGGTGTGGACACTTGTCTTGTCAGCGTGGTACCGATTTCTCCGGCCGAGGGTTGGCCCTGTGGTCTCGCTTGGGGCGGTCCTCCTTGTTGCTGTCGGGCAACCGATGCGCGAGTGGTATTTGGGTGTGGGCCTGTTCTATGTCGAGTCGATCTCTGTCGCGCTGCTCTTGTCCGCGGTGCTTCAAGCGATCCGCGCGTCGTCGGCCCCCACTAGGCGATCGGCGATCGTCCGTGGGTCGGCCTCGGGTGCTCTCTTTGCTGCGGCTGCCTATCTCAGGGCTCCGTATGAGACCGCCGCTTTGGTGCTTACGGCAGCCACCGTTGTGGTGTTTGGTTTTAGGATCGTACAAGCAGTGCGGCTGCGAAGTCGTGGTCAACTGCGCAGGGCACTTCGATCGTCCCTCGTGCTCATTAGTGTCGTCGTTGCATTCCACGCATTCACGATGCCGTGGCGCGTTATAGCCGCGACTGAGGTGCGGCCCGGGAATATCGTGTGGAGCACCGCAGGCTCAGACTTCTGGCCACAACATTGGATTCCGAGCAGTTACCTGGAGGAGAAGGGCCACTACTTCCTTCTCTATGGTCTGATGAACGTTCCATGTCGGCTCGAACCAGCGAAGTGTCTCGATATCTTTATGATCGAGGTCCAGGCGGCACAGCCATACTCGCCTCACGACGGCGAGGGTCTCGAGATGTCTGAGTTCCGCACCGCGTCGCTTCAAGCTCTGTTACACAACCCGGTTGACTGGGTCGCGCTCAAGAGCTTCGGATTCACGCGCTTTTGGTTCGCGTCGGGTCCCGGGTTCGAACTCATCGAAAACGGTCTGTTGCTTACACTCCTGGGGTTAGTCATCTTCTGGCGGCCCAAAGCTCTGGGTGAGGCGGGGTGGCTGATCTTCTTCAGCTTGGCGATCGCCATTGTCGGTTCGTCGTTCTTGGTCCACTTCGAAACCAGATACCTGTATCCATTAAAGTCAATTGCTCCAGTCGTAGGCGCACTACGGATGCCCTGGATTCTGAGCCGATTCCGGCCACATACCGAGCCGATCGACTGAGGGCTATCGGATTGAGTCGGGCGACGCGAAATACTCTGAATACCAGAGGCACGCGGCATCCAGGCCATCGGCGAGTTCAAACTCGGGACTCCAGTTCAGGACGCGACGTGCCTTGCTTGCATCGAGGTACTGATCCTGGAGTTCGGCGCTTGCCCCACCTGCGACCAGGGGTTCGACGTTTTCACCGAACGCCTCGCAGATGGCCCCATACATGCTGCGCACGCTGAGCGGGGTTTCGGTGCTGAAGTTGAATGCCTCTCCTGCGAGATCATGGTTGGCCGTGATCGCTGCGGCTGTCGAGAGGTAGCCGTTGACCACATCGGCGACGTAGATGTAGTCGCGTAGCGGTGTTCCATCTGATCGTAGGACCGGGGACTCCCCAGCAATCAGCGACTTGAAGGTACCGGGTACCAGCCGGCTCCAGTTGCGGTCACCCTCGCCGTAGACATTGCCGCACCTTGTGATTGCAATTGGGGCCCTATAGGTCCGAGCGTACGACTGGGCGATGAGATCCGTACAAGCTTTCGAGGTCTCATATGGCGCACCCGCCTGGACGGGCAGCGATTCGAGATAGGGGAGATGCGCTGTCTCACCGTAGGCTTTGTCGCTGGATGCGACGACGACTGCTGCGGCTGGCGTGATCAGGCGGCATGCATCGAGGAGGTTCCAGGTTCCGAGAACATTCGTACGGTATGTGCTGACGGGATCTCGGAGTGCCGGCCCTACCAGGGTCTGAGCTCCCAGATGGAAGACGATATCGGGCATGAAACCGCCGAGCGCGCGCCTTACGTCGTCGTCGTTCTCGAGGATTCCGGAGTAGACAGTGCACGAGCGGTCGATGCCGGTGCGATAGAACTCAGAGTTGGGATCGATATCTGGAACCAATGCAGCGACCTCGCTACCCAGTGACAACAACTCGCGCGTGAGGTGGTGACCGATCAACCCGGTCGCACCGGTTACCAGGACGCGTTGGGATCCCCACTTCATGGACTTACGCGTATCAGTCACTCCACACCTTCCATGGAGCATCCTCCGAGTCCCAGAGCTCATTGAGTAAAGTTGCCTCTCGATAGGTGTCCATAGGTTGCCAAAAACCGTCGTGGGCAAAGGCTGTTAGCTCGCCATCCGCGGCGAGGCGCTCGAGGGGCTTTCTCTCAAGTACGGAGTCGGGTTCGAGATAGTCGAATACCCTGTGCTCGAAGACGAAGAAGCCGACGTTGATCCAATCGTCCAGCAGCGGCTTCTCCCTGAATCCTGTGACCCGTCGTGTCTTCTCGTCGACCGTCACCAATCCGAACCGGGACGGGGGCCGCACGATTGTGAGAGTCGCGGCTGTACGTTGCTCCTCATGGTGTGCCAAGAGAGCAGCAATATCGACGTTCGCGATGCCATCACCGTATACAACGATGGATCGCCTGTACTTCTCGGCATGGTTGCGCACCCGATGGATTCGTCCACCCGTGGGGGTGAGGTGACCGGTGTCGACAACTGTCACGTCCCAATCGACCTCGGTGTGGTTCCCGTGAAAGTCCACCGTGTGTTGCTGCCCCAAGTGGATGGTGAAGTCGTTGTTACGCGCTTCGTAGTTGAGGAAGTAGTCCTTGATCACCTCCGCCTTGTATCCGACGCAGACTATGA encodes:
- a CDS encoding glycosyltransferase family A protein, yielding MGQTHRFGRSPLLGIFGSGASEIRLSAKRIRARAAEPWEFVATPDAARDGWQVARSLDARTAPGDLIIADDRDGVAGLYALEQAMRPPQERRHVVVVAGESSTLERLWTGGTLDGEPADESMIDWEIVLYRFAEWVVTPSKAAAELLQAAGVRADVTVVDIAEPPLRDVPGHRSVRSIWLPEDQSRRAQTARIMRVLLGSVPDVRLVVSPESAQDRIWADTTRQVNGHLFDMFETRVDAGRRPLTDPDLVVLGDPFRLPAPSVGRLRDRGVPVVVYKGSTVASYWPESPTWSSEEELVGIVSGERIGEPAARPPRPGVDQALSLAPLGVEDGRARRVSVGVPIFRDVRFLDECLESIVAQTQPAEEVLLIDDGSLSAEVDAGLERWEALHPGLIRVLRQHNRGVCVARNTMLDAMRGDSFVLVDADDVLAHDFIEKTATALRAAPDLWAVATWTEFFGDYEGVEAKPPFDERVGRRENPIVSTCALVDMKVRDLGIRFDPELAFIYCEDWDFWSQIVAHGGKFGLVPDALARHRVHGSSGANVRTPLAHRIGKARANARMDGVPRVGVVHGREGR
- a CDS encoding NAD-dependent epimerase/dehydratase family protein — protein: MKWGSQRVLVTGATGLIGHHLTRELLSLGSEVAALVPDIDPNSEFYRTGIDRSCTVYSGILENDDDVRRALGGFMPDIVFHLGAQTLVGPALRDPVSTYRTNVLGTWNLLDACRLITPAAAVVVASSDKAYGETAHLPYLESLPVQAGAPYETSKACTDLIAQSYARTYRAPIAITRCGNVYGEGDRNWSRLVPGTFKSLIAGESPVLRSDGTPLRDYIYVADVVNGYLSTAAAITANHDLAGEAFNFSTETPLSVRSMYGAICEAFGENVEPLVAGGASAELQDQYLDASKARRVLNWSPEFELADGLDAACLWYSEYFASPDSIR
- the rfbF gene encoding glucose-1-phosphate cytidylyltransferase, translated to MTEDLDARTVAIVLAGGLGTRLREETEFRPKPMVDIGGHPAMWHIMKGLAHHGITDFIVCVGYKAEVIKDYFLNYEARNNDFTIHLGQQHTVDFHGNHTEVDWDVTVVDTGHLTPTGGRIHRVRNHAEKYRRSIVVYGDGIANVDIAALLAHHEEQRTAATLTIVRPPSRFGLVTVDEKTRRVTGFREKPLLDDWINVGFFVFEHRVFDYLEPDSVLERKPLERLAADGELTAFAHDGFWQPMDTYREATLLNELWDSEDAPWKVWSD